The Ziziphus jujuba cultivar Dongzao chromosome 1, ASM3175591v1 genome segment CGATTTTTAGACATTTGCCCCAAGTCCGCCCCATATCCTCGAATTTTCAGGGAAAAACTGCTCCGCTAGGGGCAGTGCACCGCGATTTTAGAAATGgacggggcaaattgacatcctaTTATTAAACCCACAAATAGGGTATTGGGCGAAATTTCCTCATATCCGTCGATCACAGCTGAAATTACCTTGTTGCTCTGCTTCAATTCGTCTTTTTGCTGTTTTGTCCTGCTGATAAGTGTGCAGTTACCATGATTATGCCATGTAAACTAGCTTCGGTAAAATGTTTGACCTGTTTTTATGAGATTATTGTTTATACTGAGGTGTAGGTAGggtttaaccaaaaaaataaaaataaaacaaaatacataATACATCATCCTAGGGTTTAACCCAAAAGCCCATCATTCTCTTCAACCATGAGCGAAGACACTTCTTTTTTGTTCTCTGGCCTGCATTTTGATAGGAAGAAGTTCGCCAAAGACTTCTCCAGATTCAAGGTACGATGTTTCCGCAATCTGTGTTTGGTTCCCGAGAAAGAAGGTTTAGGATTTAGCGGCTTTTTatttctaagtttttttttttctttttttttttttttcttgtgctaATATTGCTTTgattaattgtgttttaggagaAGGAAAATAGTGATGACCTGATAGAGAACTTGAGCTTGGTTGAAGTggaaaaagaggaagagaagaaaGTGTCTACGAAGAAGAGGAAGCGAAACGCAGCGGTTTCTggtaattcattttatttatttttatttttaatttctgggTGTTGATTGGGCTTGCAATTGAAGGTATAAagctttttttaacttttgagcTGATTTTTCTGTTTTGATGAAAGAAGAAACCGTAGAGGGTTTCACCGTCTTTAAGAATTCGAAATCAGCATCAGTAGAGAATGAGCAAGCTAAAAAAGAATCCTCTCAGgagaaaaagaaacttaataGGCAACTTGAGGTACCTCTTTGGTTGCCTTAGTACTGTTTGTTTATAATTAATGCTTTTGGTTTCCGCTTGATATATGTATGATTGTTCTCCTTTCGGTCAGCAAGATGCAATTTTTCGGAAGAAGTACAACATTCATGTGTCTGGGAATAATGTCCCCTGCCCACTTCAGAATTTCACAGAACTAAGCTctaggtatttatttatttatttatatgggtTATGCTACAAGTGTCCAACATTTGTTGTATGTTTAGGCATTGTTTTGGATTGTACAGATTCGCATCGGAGTAGTTTATAATTTAGCTTGTTACTGTTagtgttattattataaatgcTTTTAGTGTCATTATTATGTATTTCATAAATGCCACACTTACCTCTATCTGAATCAGATTGATAATAAATCAGAATGATAATATTTTCTATCATATGTTACTAATTTGGCCTTTAACATCTGTGTGCTTATGACATGCAAGCAGAGAAATGGAGAATGAGTTTTCCTTACTTCATTTCTCTGTTCCTTTATTTTCCtctgttttcttctttgttCATATTATAGCTTTTAGAAGCTGATATGGGGCTCTCTCTTACTTTCAAtggaattcttgatttttattccAGTTACATTGtcctatttctttcaatttttgttattttgaaaattgtttgttTAATTGTCTCCTGTTATCTTGACTGAAAATGAACCTTTATTTGGATTGTTCTTATAGATATGGATGCAGGTCAAAATTATTACGCAATTTGGCAGAACTTGGATTTAAAGAACCAACACCAATTCAAAGGCAGGCTATACCAGTCCTCTTATCTGTATGATCTTCTATTTAAGCTATAGTTTGCTTTCTATTTTACTCTGTACTTGTTGTTAGTGATTGAAATCAAACAGGGTTTACTTTCAGCAACATTATGAGTTGCTTTTAGAGAGGTTTACAACCATTCTAATTTTAAACATTATGTCCTAATAGCTGTTCTTGCCATGTTTTGTCTCAGGGGCGAGATTGCTTTGCTTGTGCTCCAACTGGGTCTGGAAAAACCTTGGCTTTCGTTTGCCCTATGCTTATGAAACTTAAGGTAATCTTCATTTAATTGAACTATTTTTGCAAGCTGATTATAGAGTTAACCTGATGAGCTTTCTCCATGTAACCAGCATCCATCTAGAGATGGCATCCGAGCTGTTATCCTTTGTCCTACACGTGAATTAGCTTGTCAATCGATCAGAGAGTGCAAAAAAATGGCTAAAGGATATAAATTCCGTATTAAGTTGATGACTAAAGAGCTTGTAAGACAGAatgatttatcaaattttttttgtgatGTACTTATATCTACTCCACTTCGATTAAGGTTGGCTGTGCGGAAAAAGAAGATGGATTTAAGCAGGTATCTGctgaaatatttattaatttttatgatctAGTACAATCTTCATATGcagatagaaaaataaagaagctATGTACTTTCCTGCACTGATTAGTTCGCCTTCAATTCAAATgacaggaaaaaaaataaaaaatgtataattgCATGTATTTTGGTATAATGCAAAACATAACTTGGTGATTGTTGAGAATATGCATATCTCGCATGATAATAAAATGGTCAGAAGTAATAAAATGGTCAGAAGTTTCAGAATGTCAATTTGAATAACTGGTAATACTAAAGTAAAATAAGTACTCACTTAATATGAGTTACATTGAGTTTCTTTCTCATCAATTTTCTATTATTCAGGGTTGAGTATCTTGTCTTGGATGAATCTGATAAGCTATTTGAGCTTGAGAGCTTGATGATAAAGCAGATTGATTCAATAGTAAAAGCATGCACAAATCCCTCAATCATACTCTCATTGTTTAGTGCTACTTTACCTGATTATGTTGAAGAGATTGCACGTACAAAAATGCATGATGCTGTTCGAGTTATTATTGGCAGGAAGTAAGTTTGATGTAACTTTGACAGAAAACCAGAGTTTGATGTGTATTGCATTTTGGTGTTTACATgacttattttggttttaaacagGAACACTGCTACTGAAACTGTAAAGCAAAAGTTGATATTTACTGGAAGTGAAGAAGGGAAACTTATAGCACTTCGTCAAAGCTTTGCAGAGGTATGCTGCTAAAGAAAGCTTCTTTCTTACCATTACCTAGACCGAAAGCTTGCATTTCTGACAATTTAGTTTTGGCCTGAGATACCAATCCATAGAAAGTGGGGCCTAGTAAATGTTGTCTGTGATTATTTATTAGTGATTGTGCAATGCGTTCAGTGCTTCATTAATCCCCTTGGAATGGTGGTTGGCATGCTTGTTGGTTATGCAGTATTAAGCGTTTCTTTTGTCATTCACTACCAGCACTTTTAATTGGAGCATTTTGTTATCCTTAccaacttttttgttttccctttACTTGTCAGTAGAGTCTGAATCCACCGGTGTTAATCTTTCTCCAAAGCAAGGAGCGAGCTAAGGAACTCTATGCAGAACTATCAGTTGCCAACATTAGAGTTGATGTCATCCATTCTGATTTGTCTCAGATGCAGGTATGTTTTACTGGTTCCGACTAACTAATTTAATCTTGTTGTTACCTAGCAAGCCCCTTCTAACTTGCACAACTCATACCATACTTTTcaagaaaaatttttatttgatgaaAATTCTTGATTATGGTAAAACTTGAATAAGGACATTATCTCATATCTCTGAGACTATGTATTGGCTTGTTTTGTAAGAAACGACCTTTTATTGATAGGAAATCAGTACAAAGGGTAAAGGAGTGGATAGGAAATCATCAAAAACGAAAATACAGCAGAAAAACAAAGCAGTACAGTAAAATTAAGACGATAATAAAACTTATGAACACATCAGCCACCCATGACATCTCTCCAATTTAGAACAATCTAGAAAAAGGAGAATCTTTGAAAGCTTTATCTGTAGAGGCCCGCAAAGATGCTAAGTGTTTAGCTTTCTCAAAAAGATCTTCACTGTCCATCTCCTTGTCTTCAAAGGTTCTATTGCTGCACTATTTTACATTGgatttgttactattattatttcccCTTGAAGTGACTAAGCTAGACTTCCGATTATATGATTTCAAGTAAAGACTTTTGGTATCTAGGAGTTCTTCTGTTTGTTGCCCACCTTTGTGCTTATAGATTTTGAACTTTCTTTTGGAATTTAGTGCTTAAGTATGTCTTTATGGTTCTATCTACTTGAATAACAATTGTAGTCCTGTGTCTTAATCTATCAAATGGAATGCAGAGAGAAAATGCTGTTGATGACTTCAGAGCTGGCAAAACATGGGTTTTGATTGCCACTGATGTTATTGCCCGGGGTATGGATTTCAAAGGTGTCAACTGTgtgattaattatgattttccAGATTCTGCTGCCGCATACATTCACAGAATTGGTACGTTACTGAATTCCAGACTTCCAGACTTCTAGTCTTATACTACATGTGGTATTTGGAATGAttgaataaaaagttatttgGGAACTATTTAAGAACATTGATGATGTAAGCTAGATTCATTTGTTTTCTTAGATCGCAGCTTTCAAATTgctcaaatccttaaaataacgttattttttttcctaagatATTCAGAATTTTATTGATTGTTACAGTTTCTTGAAGTTTATAGTTTATTAATTGCCTCTAAAGTCTGCTGAACTACCTTGTTTATTGTATCTTACATATCTTATTCATTGTGATATAACTTCAGACagctaaattattgtttttacaCGATTTTTCTAAGGCTAAACGAATATGATTTGAAAAAACTGTTTGTATTGGTTTTAAAACTGATTTATGTGGTTGCTGAaacaaaatttgttaattttccaTCAAGGTCGATCTGGCAGAGCAGGGAGGAGGGGAGAAGCAATTACTTTTTACACAGAGCAAGATATCCCATTTTTGCGAAATATTGCTAATGCGATGGCAGCATCAGGCTGTGAGGTTCCCTCTTGGGCCTTGACATTGCCCAAACTCAGATGGAAGGAGCACCGGCCACGAAGAGATTCAATATCAACTAACCAAGAAAATTATGGAGAAACTAGTCAGAGATAGTCTTGCATTATATGCttctgggatttttttttttctttttttggtaaagattCGGAGGCAATATGCACAAAAGCTTGGATTATACACTTTATCGTTTTAGATTGTAGTTTACGTTTCTCTTATGGCCATTGGCTACATATTAATTTAGATATTAATTTAAGTTCTCCAAGATTTATGCTACAGTACAGCCTTTATTACTGATCAATTTTGAGCGCTACTGGTTAATCATATCAGTTTATTGCACGATGGTTGATCATGTtgtaatgaatatatatacatggtgaTGATAAAACTAAATCATGGAATGATGATACATTATTCTCCTTTTTGCTAtacaaatcaatatatttaattagcaCAATCCAATTTGTTAATATAAAATGTTAATCTCTGTTTAACTTCACATTTTTGCTACTTCGTATCATCAGTTTGACCATATAACTTCTATTGAATATGCATAGAAGAGTGTTATATGGATCAAGACATTTGACAAACAAATTTTTACAAACCATGTtggttataaaaaatatatgcgATAAGCATTCAAAAGTTGCTGGGAAAATTAGGTGTTTCCatggtttttatattttttggatgTATTAATTAAAGAGTTTTGCTAtttgtaattattaaataattactaGTATAATTCATTGATAACATGATTTAATTGGcagcatttattatttttttttggacttgttaaaattaaaactttgataATCAATAGAGATTGATTTAGGTTGATGTGTTATTTACATCCTTAATAagtaatgaatttttaaaacatcaaaatatagaaaaatatattataaattatcaaaaataaataaaataaataaaattgagaactTTATATCAGAAAGAAAACCTATAACTTTATATCAAAATGACGATGGCCACATAGTAGgagatatcttttttttttccttttttttttcttttcttttggctaAAAGATATATGGTTTGTTTTTATCTTACATTTCTTGTGTATCCCAATAAATTAAGGTAATTTATAAGCTTGGaattataaaattgtatttcAATAAAAGAAAACGAGTTTTTTTACGCATACAGTTATGGTTGCCAAGAAATTCTAATAGATAGAGGAATTTAgactattataaaattattttactcAAATTATTGACGATTTCatgttttcacaaaatatttatttaaaattatacaaaaaatgtataaaatattaatgaataataccaacatttttttatattctaacaaaaataaaagtaatttattttataaaacattttttttaaacaaaaaataataataacaaatacattaaaattatcatattggGCCTGAAGGGGGCTTATAGCTCCTTCGGCCGACTGAAATCGCTGCTACTATAAATAGCTGAATCTGAACAGACTAGGGTTTTTGTATCGTTACGTGTCTGAGCAACTCCAGCCTCCAAGCGAAAATGGTAAAACCCTGTATTctactttttactttttctgtGATTCTTTATCGGAACCCTAAATAATCGGTGGTGTTGTTCTAATCTACgaagtttgttatgtttttggttttctgaTTCGCAGCCGTCCCACAAGACGTTCATCATCAAGAAGAAGCTGGCGAAGAAGATGAGGCAGAACAGGCCCATTCCTCACTGGATCCGCATGAGGACCGACAACACCATCAGGTTGGTCCTCTTCTAACTGAGCCCTTTTTTGTAATGAATTTTGGTTtgtcttatctttttttttttttttttttttttttttttttttttttacttttgaaatCTAGAAAGCAAAAGCCGCGAACTTGGTTTTGATATGAGTGAGTTTTGTTCTTGTGCAGATACAACGCAAAGCGCAGACACTGGCGTCGCACGAAGCTCGGATTTTGAGTTGGATGGATGCCTTTGGagttagtttttatattttcctgTTAGCTTTTAGACGTGATTTGGAaaatgacttaaaaaaaaatgttttaatttaaatctGTAAGGAACTCTAGAAGAGTCCTTTAGCAAGGATATTTTATGAGATTGATTGAtgtttgatttataatttttccgGTATTTCAAGTAATGGGAATTTTATCTGTTTTTGATTTAATCCGATTATAGTTCTTGCTGTctgatttttatcattattattttctggGCTATTTTTAATGTGTAACTCAGTTACTTGGATATGTAAAGCTCTGGTACTTGTTAGAACTTCATAGCTGTTGCGAAATTCATTTGGTATAGCATTTGCTTTctttccaaaaagaaatatgtttctttttttagcTATCATTCTGTGTGATGAAACTTGTAGTAATTGTTGATTTGATTCTTAGACTTAGTTGATGGAATACTAGGGTAGGGTGTGCGTGAGAAGATGAGATGAGGTGGACCAAAAATGGGCATATTTAAAATGGTTTGTTAGGTGATCCATAATCCATAGTAGGCCATAGTAGGGAAGGTGGCAGGGTTAGATTTTTCTGATGTTCTTTTCCCTTTTACAGTGGCTTCTAACCCTAGTTGAGGACAAGAATGTCAGTTTGCGGCTTAGTCGATCATACGGTATTAGGCAGGAACGCAGTATGTGATCTTAGTACTCTTTATAGTTTGCAGATAAATTTTTAACGTTGACTTTCAAATTCTCCATTGATTAAGGGGGGTTGTATGCTTGAGGATTATTTAGCTTTCCAGTCCTGTTAACTTGTGAGGTAGGAAGAGTCTTGGCCAGTTCTATCTTTGAAACCGCCAATATTTAAGATGGTTAATTTCTGAAGAATCTGCAATTACAAACCTCGCTTGATTCATATATTTGATGGGGTTTTAGATATGTTTTAACTCTTAGTTGTTTGTGCTGGGAATTGCATTCATTCCGAAGGTAAATATGGTTAGTCGTATGATTCTTTAAGTTGGAATGGTTTTAGAGAGGATGATCAGTGGGAATATGATAATAATCAAGAAACCCCCTTAACCGAAGAAGTCACACTTCCAAGTTGCACATGGATTGTTGCTCTACTTTACCCCTTTTTGTCTTTCATTAATTATCATAATTCCTTGGAGACTTGATTCTTCAGtttgtcaaatttcaaattaaggagataaattcaattttgaatttGGTTTTCAACTGGGAATTttacaaaatcaattattaCAACTTAATATTCATTGGACGTTACAGGTCTTATTGGTTAAACTTACGGGCCATTTCTATCGAAATTTATACTTTAccagttttcattttttcacaTGGGTTTCTGCATTACAATTACCTCTTTCTTATTTGTAAACTGAAGTCACACCTGCATTTGAGAATCAAAAACAATTTGAAGAGAAAAATGGGCACTAACTTCATCTGCGAAATGGCATTCGTGTACACCATTTATCTTTTGCTTAGTCAATGAACCAGCTAAAGCTCATCGTAGACAGTTCGAAATAGTTTCTGTTTGgtactttcttttttacttttttcttttgagtttATGGCTAGTTGAAAGTTTGACTATTATCTAGACCATAAGCAAATTGTCCACAATTTGAATAAACCTTACAGAAAAATAAGTAAACTCAACTCAACATAAAaccttttaagaaaaaattaaaaattgtaaatCGGAAACATTAACTTTTCAAGCAAAGGAAGGGTAAATCTCTGTATTATGAACAATGAACAATTTCTCTTCAtctacattttttaattttatatgattttctttctctttcattgAATAGAAAAGTCAAATTATCTGTACGAATGGATTGAAGGGTGTTGATATTTACACCACAGAAATTTCGTATCGCACGGCAAATTTATTTAAGTAACTAAAATatccttcatttttttcatttttattttttatttttttgaatacaaCGTAACTGTTTGGGCAATtggttttaaaacaattttcgattgtacaaaatagaaaattatttctaaaataaaaataaatttatttaaccatcaatttttaaaaacagttttaaaaaacaagttaaaaaaatatttaaaaaaattaaaatgatatttttttattttaaaaattgttttcaaacatAATGACAAAACATCCCTTGtttttatggacaaataaaaatagtttggTTCATAAATCAATATATTCCTCAACTCCACGGTGACTTAGAccaccaaaacaaataaaacaaagtaaaattTCCTCATGCTAAAGTGGGAAAAATCAGACAAGATTACTGTAGCACATACTAGGTACAAATATAATACAGTGTCAATAACCAAATTTGATCAGTGTTAAGTAGTAAATCCAAAATAGGGTACCCAaacttgggattttttttttttttttttttttgggtcaaaacaAAATTGGGATGTTGGTAAAgcgaaaaataatgaaataaaaaatgtgaGTTTGGTTTGTATTTAAACGCAAATTTTCAACCATTGTTATGGtatccaattaaaattttgtatttaaacgaaaaataaaaaaatgtaagtcTGGTTTGTATTTAAACGCAATTTTTCACCCATTGTTATGCtatccaattaaaattttgtttaccCCTTTCTTGGAAAAATCTGAATCTTTTATTCTCTGTCACGATGATGTTTTTGCCCATTGTAAACGGATACGTCATTTAACTTTCCAACTCTTCCCCCTTATtttagtataaataaataaataagtgaacaAACAAACTCGTTCCCCTTATCTGTCTCTTTTAGAGTGGTTCCGTctgtttcaccaaaaaaaaaaaaatttcttgcctAAACTAAGAATTGATAATTAATCCCTTAatatttagtttctttttcacataaaaattaaaatcaaacccaaaatatataatttttgcattaatttagttaaaataatgaagacaaaaccaaaaaaagaaaaagtacagCTCAATACAATAACCATGCATGAAGcgcaataatataaataataataataataataataataataataataataataataaaactaatgaaCCAGCAAGAAGAATGACCGTGGAGTTTGGGCAGCCACAGAGTAAAAAGTGTAATAGTAACAAACAGCACCAGGAAAAACGATGAACATGTCAAAACCGCTAGATGGTAGCAGTCTAAATCTCCTCCATTGTCCATACCTTTTTCACTATATAAACAGAGAGGCAATTGAAGCTAAAGCTGCTGCATCTACGTTGCAACACAAATTCTCTAGTTTTTAActtgtttattctttttttttttttaatttttttccgtCCTCTCTTCCTCTCTGTCTCTTCAATGGGAAGAGGAGGGACCTGAGGGGAGGGGTCTGTCTATTGCAAGAGAGAAAAACCAAGCGGACGCAACCAAGCTGCTTGGTTTTTCAAgctaatttgttttctttgcttGGGCTTCTTCTTGGAACTTTTTAACTTCATATCATCATGGCTAACATCTCCTTAGAAGATGTCAAGAATGAGACCGTCGACCTTGTAAGTTATACAAACCCTTTGgatcataaatcaatatattCCTTCCATGCATGcatgagtttttttttctttttacatgcATGCatgagatttttcttttttttttttttttttttttttttttcacatggataTGTATGCATGTGTTTGTTTGTCAGGAGAGAATTCCAGTTGAGGAAGTTTTTGAGCAGCTGAAATGTACTAGAGGGGGTTTGACTAATGACGAGGGAGAGAAGAGGCTACAGATATTTGGTCCCAACAAGCTTGAGGAGAAAAAGGATAGCAAGCTCCTCAAGTTCTTGGGTTTTATGTGGAATCCTTTATCTTGGGTCATGGAATGCGCTGCTATCATGGCCATTGCTTTGGCCAATGGAGGGGTAACCACAACTGTTTATACAAAacccacattttctttttctctctttctcaatGATTTACGAAAAACACTGAAAAAAATTATTCGTAGGGCAAAGCACCAGATTGGCAAGACTTCGTTGGTATTATGGTCCTGCTCATTCTTAACTCCACTATCAGTttcattgaagaaaataatgcTGGCAACGCTGCAGCCGCTTTAATGGCTGGTCTAGCCCCCAAGACTAAggttatataatacatatatatgtatatattttgcagCTCACCGAAGAAATGTATATGCATACTTACATAGGAAAATAAAACTAGTGCAGGTCTTGAGGGATGGAAAGTGGAGTGAACAAGAAGCATCAATCTTGGTACCTGGAGATGTGATCAGCATTAAGTTGGGAGACATTGTTCCAGCTGATGCTCGTCTCTTGGAAGGAGATCCCCTAAAAATTGATCAGTCCGCTCTCACCGGTGAGTCTCTTCCCGTTACTAAGAACCCAGGGGATGGGGTCTTCTCTGGTTCCACATGCAAACAGGGTGAGATTGAGGCTGTTGTTATTGCCACTGGTGTCCACACCTTCTTTGGCAAAGCTGCCCACCTTGTGGACAGCACCAACCAAGTTGGCCACTTCCAAAAGGTACATTTATATATGATctggattttataaaatatgcagaCTTGTTTTTTTGAATTCTAAGTCATATTGAggaccctttctttttttttttttttttttttttttttgaagtaacATTTGGATATGGTTGATAATGGATCCTATGCTCAACAGGTGTTGACTGCCATTGGTAACTTCTGTATCTGCTCCATAGCAGTGGGAATGTTGATTGAGATTGTTGTGATGTACCCAATTCAGAAGAGGGCATACAGAAA includes the following:
- the LOC107427319 gene encoding DEAD-box ATP-dependent RNA helicase 57 isoform X3, which encodes MSEDTSFLFSGLHFDRKKFAKDFSRFKEKENSDDLIENLSLVEVEKEEEKKVSTKKRKRNAAVSEETVEGFTVFKNSKSASVENEQAKKESSQEKKKLNRQLEQDAIFRKKYNIHVSGNNVPCPLQNFTELSSRSKLLRNLAELGFKEPTPIQRQAIPVLLSGRDCFACAPTGSGKTLAFVCPMLMKLKHPSRDGIRAVILCPTRELACQSIRECKKMAKGYKFRIKLMTKELVRQNDLSNFFCDVLISTPLRLRLAVRKKKMDLSRVEYLVLDESDKLFELESLMIKQIDSIVKACTNPSIILSLFSATLPDYVEEIARTKMHDAVRVIIGRKNTATETVKQKLIFTGSEEGKLIALRQSFAESLNPPVLIFLQSKERAKELYAELSVANIRVDVIHSDLSQMQRENAVDDFRAGKTWVLIATDVIARGMDFKGVNCVINYDFPDSAAAYIHRIGRSGRAGRRGEAITFYTEQDIPFLRNIANAMAASGCEVPSWALTLPKLRWKEHRPRRDSISTNQENYGETSQR
- the LOC107427319 gene encoding DEAD-box ATP-dependent RNA helicase 57 isoform X1, which encodes MSEDTSFLFSGLHFDRKKFAKDFSRFKEKENSDDLIENLSLVEVEKEEEKKVSTKKRKRNAAVSEETVEGFTVFKNSKSASVENEQAKKESSQEKKKLNRQLEQDAIFRKKYNIHVSGNNVPCPLQNFTELSSRYGCRSKLLRNLAELGFKEPTPIQRQAIPVLLSGRDCFACAPTGSGKTLAFVCPMLMKLKHPSRDGIRAVILCPTRELACQSIRECKKMAKGYKFRIKLMTKELVRQNDLSNFFCDVLISTPLRLRLAVRKKKMDLSRVEYLVLDESDKLFELESLMIKQIDSIVKACTNPSIILSLFSATLPDYVEEIARTKMHDAVRVIIGRKNTATETVKQKLIFTGSEEGKLIALRQSFAESLNPPVLIFLQSKERAKELYAELSVANIRVDVIHSDLSQMQRENAVDDFRAGKTWVLIATDVIARGMDFKGVNCVINYDFPDSAAAYIHRIGRSGRAGRRGEAITFYTEQDIPFLRNIANAMAASGCEVPSWALTLPKLRWKEHRPRRDSISTNQENYGETSQR
- the LOC107427319 gene encoding DEAD-box ATP-dependent RNA helicase 57 isoform X2, with amino-acid sequence MSEDTSFLFSGLHFDRKKFAKDFSRFKEKENSDDLIENLSLVEVEKEEEKKVSTKKRKRNAAVSETVEGFTVFKNSKSASVENEQAKKESSQEKKKLNRQLEQDAIFRKKYNIHVSGNNVPCPLQNFTELSSRYGCRSKLLRNLAELGFKEPTPIQRQAIPVLLSGRDCFACAPTGSGKTLAFVCPMLMKLKHPSRDGIRAVILCPTRELACQSIRECKKMAKGYKFRIKLMTKELVRQNDLSNFFCDVLISTPLRLRLAVRKKKMDLSRVEYLVLDESDKLFELESLMIKQIDSIVKACTNPSIILSLFSATLPDYVEEIARTKMHDAVRVIIGRKNTATETVKQKLIFTGSEEGKLIALRQSFAESLNPPVLIFLQSKERAKELYAELSVANIRVDVIHSDLSQMQRENAVDDFRAGKTWVLIATDVIARGMDFKGVNCVINYDFPDSAAAYIHRIGRSGRAGRRGEAITFYTEQDIPFLRNIANAMAASGCEVPSWALTLPKLRWKEHRPRRDSISTNQENYGETSQR
- the LOC107427361 gene encoding large ribosomal subunit protein eL39, whose product is MPSHKTFIIKKKLAKKMRQNRPIPHWIRMRTDNTIRYNAKRRHWRRTKLGF